Proteins encoded by one window of Chloroflexaceae bacterium:
- a CDS encoding nucleoside hydrolase — MRQEPHSATTPMPVFIDTDVGCDDALAIAWLLRRPEVKVVGMSSVFGNSSVQNTTANLLTLLDALGREAPVTMGASAPLVYPRTSAGALTHGPDGLWGAQRPHDLETLPAGAPGAIAAAARAHPGLTIIALGPLTNIARAVQAYPEDLVGVRLVALAGAHGAGSITPAAEFNAFADPHALALVLESSLHVELVTRDAFRALELDRTFAMRLQHEGGAVGRFLGQIFESYARAVNRQMAPVPVPDAAAAIYAVHPDLGVAVPATVRVVTEGELTRGQTIIALSEQHQAMLALGTHGVEHLAMNVTAPDFDYLEALRQASARAPRNAQVVLEIDARTMAEMLEAGLMEWGMERAVGR; from the coding sequence ATGAGGCAGGAACCGCACAGCGCGACGACGCCGATGCCCGTATTCATCGACACCGATGTCGGCTGTGATGACGCCCTGGCCATCGCCTGGCTACTGCGCCGTCCCGAGGTCAAGGTGGTCGGGATGAGCAGCGTTTTTGGCAACAGCAGCGTCCAGAATACGACCGCAAATCTCCTCACGCTTCTCGATGCGCTGGGACGCGAGGCGCCGGTGACGATGGGCGCCTCGGCCCCGCTGGTCTATCCCCGCACCAGCGCCGGCGCGCTGACCCACGGCCCCGACGGGCTGTGGGGGGCGCAGCGCCCTCACGATCTGGAAACGCTACCTGCGGGCGCGCCCGGGGCCATCGCCGCAGCGGCGCGCGCGCACCCCGGCCTGACGATCATCGCCCTGGGGCCCCTCACGAACATTGCCCGCGCTGTACAGGCCTACCCTGAAGATCTGGTCGGGGTGCGGCTGGTAGCCCTGGCCGGCGCCCACGGCGCCGGCTCGATTACGCCCGCCGCCGAGTTTAACGCCTTCGCCGATCCGCACGCCCTGGCGCTGGTGCTCGAAAGCTCCCTGCACGTCGAACTGGTCACCCGCGACGCCTTCCGGGCTCTGGAACTGGACCGGACGTTCGCCATGCGGTTACAGCACGAAGGTGGCGCGGTCGGGCGCTTCCTCGGCCAGATATTCGAGAGCTATGCCCGGGCCGTGAACCGCCAGATGGCGCCCGTTCCCGTTCCTGATGCCGCGGCGGCCATCTATGCTGTGCATCCCGACCTGGGTGTGGCCGTACCCGCGACCGTGCGGGTCGTGACCGAGGGTGAACTGACCCGCGGTCAGACGATTATAGCTCTGAGCGAACAACATCAGGCCATGCTGGCGCTTGGAACCCACGGGGTTGAGCACCTGGCGATGAACGTGACGGCGCCTGATTTTGACTATCTGGAGGCGCTGCGCCAGGCCAGCGCTCGCGCGCCGCGGAACGCTCAGGTAGTGCTGGAGATTGATGCGCGGACAATGGCGGAGATGCTGGAAGCCGGCCTGATGGAATGGGGAATGGAGCGCGCGGTTGGCAGGTAG
- a CDS encoding DUF6519 domain-containing protein: MKGDFTRSTFRPEKHYSGVRLQQGRVQLDADWNEQIDITAHRVETEAADVIGACGAPLDAAGFALTGGAMPAIGAGRYYVNGILCENEAPVALDQQPDLPGMALSGLADGFYLAYLDVWQRHITALEDEHIREVALNGPDTATRTRTVWQVKLLGPFLNPITCVSEPAEWKALLDQSQNGRLSARAAESATAPGPCVVPEGAGYRRLENQLYRVEVHAVDANGKITRLKWSRDNGAIVTRWLAQEASKPEALTVASIGRDEVLRFAAGQYVEVIDEQRELRGEAGILVRLANAEDQILTLDTTDPNWTGVKIADFPPSVAGRPNLPKARRWDGVLANPALNTWLELEDGVQIRLSAGRYRVGDYWLIPARTVTADVEWPRDAGNDPIPQPRAGIAHHYCKLAVLNRSGGAFTVAQDCRQLFPPLTRLMTLLYVGGDGQEAMSGQPLPQPLRARVLNGATPVIGARVRFTVTQGGGSLTAAQPVLTTGPDGIAECGWTLGATGAQQVTAVLLDAGGAPVPGQVLRFGANLSLARGGCCVCVGPGGDYQRLDEALRDLIGRGERNICICLRPGDQEIGAIGIERNPNEPELHLSVAGCGPGSRLTLREPIRFVGLTSVIMRDLALDIAFPVAGDGAIVMQHCSGIEVRACQMSGVTDKDGALLQIMNADRVHLEGNVFEALLLDSLAPARDLFARSQAEDLSKPFNLPEQGEFRLSAFRRGALQAAQALITLDPRTRREIQSALQQALRQFAGQSQGERLSYAKLILALAADVLRLSTIFDLLLDIRRAAGKVRPGTAIILEQARRMDEAGLQLLQSSIDVLDQDDRYRLTDNDIAGVLSLYGPPTPPSEVNELLNVDIIKQLFGRLRENQIRFNAGFLGTLYLRGNQIARVAVSRDIVRALQEAAMAQESFIFPFDLFSRCPWSDNVFEGAQSLLVCRHLSMQSNEFTGAAASAGLTGAPDVTATIIADSTIYVANHGASERVPLLRDIARLSDRVANQELSIADG, encoded by the coding sequence ATGAAAGGCGATTTTACCCGATCGACCTTCAGGCCCGAAAAGCACTACAGCGGCGTGCGGCTGCAACAGGGCCGGGTGCAACTCGACGCCGACTGGAACGAGCAGATTGACATCACCGCCCATCGCGTCGAGACCGAGGCCGCCGATGTAATCGGCGCCTGCGGCGCGCCCCTGGACGCGGCCGGCTTCGCGCTCACCGGCGGCGCCATGCCCGCCATCGGCGCCGGACGCTACTACGTCAACGGCATCCTCTGCGAGAATGAGGCCCCGGTTGCCCTCGATCAACAACCCGACCTGCCGGGCATGGCCCTGAGCGGCCTGGCCGACGGCTTCTACCTGGCCTACCTGGACGTCTGGCAGCGCCACATCACCGCGCTGGAGGACGAACACATCCGCGAGGTCGCCCTCAATGGGCCGGACACGGCCACCCGCACCCGCACCGTCTGGCAGGTGAAGCTCCTCGGCCCGTTTCTTAATCCCATCACCTGTGTCAGCGAACCGGCGGAATGGAAGGCCCTGCTCGACCAGAGCCAGAACGGCAGACTGAGCGCCCGGGCCGCGGAGAGCGCCACCGCGCCGGGGCCGTGCGTCGTGCCCGAGGGCGCCGGCTACCGCCGACTGGAGAACCAGCTCTACCGTGTCGAGGTGCACGCGGTAGACGCCAACGGCAAGATTACGCGCCTCAAATGGAGCCGCGACAACGGCGCCATCGTCACCCGCTGGCTGGCTCAGGAGGCCAGCAAACCCGAAGCCCTGACCGTGGCCAGCATCGGGCGCGACGAGGTGCTGCGCTTCGCCGCCGGCCAGTATGTCGAGGTAATTGATGAGCAACGCGAGTTGCGCGGCGAAGCGGGCATCCTGGTGCGCCTGGCGAACGCCGAGGACCAGATCCTGACCCTCGACACCACCGACCCGAACTGGACAGGCGTGAAGATCGCCGATTTCCCGCCCAGCGTCGCCGGGCGGCCCAACCTTCCGAAGGCGCGGCGCTGGGACGGCGTGCTCGCCAATCCCGCGCTGAACACATGGCTGGAACTGGAGGACGGAGTGCAGATCCGTCTCTCAGCCGGTCGCTACCGCGTCGGCGACTACTGGCTCATCCCGGCGCGCACCGTCACCGCCGATGTGGAGTGGCCCCGCGACGCGGGCAACGACCCGATCCCCCAGCCCCGCGCGGGCATCGCGCACCATTACTGCAAACTGGCCGTTCTCAACCGCAGCGGCGGCGCCTTCACCGTTGCGCAGGATTGCCGCCAACTCTTCCCCCCGCTCACCCGACTGATGACGCTGCTCTACGTGGGCGGCGACGGCCAGGAGGCCATGTCGGGGCAGCCCCTGCCGCAGCCGCTGCGCGCGCGGGTGCTCAACGGCGCGACGCCGGTGATCGGCGCGCGAGTGCGCTTCACCGTCACCCAGGGCGGGGGCAGCCTCACCGCTGCCCAGCCAGTGCTCACCACGGGACCCGACGGCATCGCCGAGTGCGGCTGGACGCTGGGCGCGACCGGGGCGCAGCAGGTGACGGCAGTGTTGCTCGATGCGGGCGGTGCGCCGGTACCCGGTCAGGTGTTGCGTTTCGGCGCAAACCTGAGTCTGGCCCGGGGCGGCTGCTGCGTCTGCGTGGGTCCGGGCGGCGACTACCAGCGCCTGGATGAGGCCCTCAGGGACCTGATCGGGCGCGGGGAGCGCAACATCTGCATCTGCCTGCGCCCGGGAGATCAGGAGATTGGCGCAATCGGCATCGAGCGCAACCCCAATGAGCCTGAACTGCACCTCAGCGTCGCCGGCTGTGGCCCGGGCAGCCGCCTGACGCTGCGCGAGCCGATCCGCTTCGTTGGCCTCACGTCGGTTATCATGCGTGATCTGGCCCTTGACATCGCCTTTCCCGTGGCCGGCGACGGCGCCATAGTCATGCAACATTGCTCCGGCATCGAGGTGCGCGCCTGCCAGATGTCGGGCGTCACCGACAAGGACGGCGCGTTGCTCCAGATCATGAACGCCGACCGGGTGCACCTGGAGGGGAACGTCTTCGAAGCATTGCTGCTAGATAGCCTGGCGCCCGCGCGCGATCTCTTCGCCCGCAGCCAGGCCGAAGACCTGTCAAAGCCGTTCAACCTCCCCGAGCAGGGTGAGTTCCGCCTGTCCGCCTTTCGCCGGGGCGCGCTGCAGGCCGCCCAGGCTCTGATCACCCTGGACCCGCGCACCCGCAGGGAGATCCAGAGCGCTCTGCAACAGGCCTTGCGCCAGTTCGCCGGGCAGAGCCAGGGCGAGCGGCTCAGTTACGCCAAACTAATCCTGGCCCTTGCGGCCGATGTGCTGCGGCTGAGCACGATCTTCGACCTGCTGCTGGATATCCGGCGCGCCGCGGGAAAGGTTCGCCCTGGCACAGCGATCATCCTGGAGCAGGCCCGGCGCATGGACGAAGCCGGGCTGCAGTTATTACAGTCGAGCATTGACGTTCTGGACCAGGACGACCGTTACCGGCTGACAGACAACGACATCGCCGGGGTCCTCAGCCTCTACGGCCCGCCCACGCCGCCTTCAGAGGTCAATGAACTGCTGAATGTTGACATCATCAAGCAGTTGTTCGGGCGCCTGCGCGAAAACCAGATCCGGTTCAACGCCGGCTTCCTGGGCACGCTGTACCTGCGCGGCAATCAGATCGCGCGCGTGGCGGTCAGCCGCGACATCGTCAGGGCGTTGCAAGAGGCGGCGATGGCGCAGGAGAGCTTCATCTTCCCCTTCGACCTGTTCAGCCGCTGCCCGTGGAGCGACAACGTCTTTGAAGGCGCGCAGAGCCTGCTGGTGTGCCGCCACCTGAGCATGCAGAGCAACGAGTTCACCGGCGCGGCCGCGAGCGCCGGCCTCACAGGCGCGCCCGATGTGACCGCGACCATCATTGCCGATTCGACCATCTACGTCGCTAACCACGGCGCCAGCGAGCGGGTCCCGCTGCTACGCGACATCGCGCGCCTGAGCGATCGGGTCGCCAATCAGGAATTGAGCATTGCCGATGGATAA
- a CDS encoding DUF2064 domain-containing protein: MTPTLIVLADTLRRRDLARPLGPAAMSLFEALISDTVDVAREINGARVLIARAPHVGLDVLPSADVTVRTLAGAGPKFLAALLKETLEGGEPTVVVGGDLPHLPPWRLRDALTHLAAGAGVVVGPQDREGWYLLGLRSAEPLLLRTLPARDENPEALLCAARGLDLSVAILPSWFGVNDLADLEALASMLRDMPATVARRTRAVLAGENARAVGG, encoded by the coding sequence ATGACACCAACACTGATCGTCCTTGCCGATACGTTGCGGCGCAGGGATCTGGCTCGTCCCCTTGGCCCGGCAGCCATGTCGCTGTTCGAGGCGCTTATCAGCGATACCGTTGATGTGGCACGGGAGATCAATGGCGCGCGGGTGCTGATTGCCCGGGCTCCGCACGTGGGGCTGGATGTGCTCCCCTCGGCAGACGTGACGGTACGCACGCTGGCGGGAGCGGGACCGAAGTTCCTCGCCGCGCTGCTCAAGGAGACGCTGGAGGGAGGTGAGCCGACGGTGGTGGTCGGCGGCGATCTCCCTCATTTGCCGCCGTGGCGCCTGCGCGACGCGCTCACCCACCTGGCTGCGGGGGCCGGGGTGGTGGTTGGCCCTCAAGATCGCGAGGGGTGGTATCTCCTGGGATTGAGGAGCGCCGAACCACTGCTGCTCCGCACGCTACCCGCGCGGGACGAGAATCCCGAGGCGCTGCTCTGCGCCGCCCGCGGGCTGGACCTTTCCGTCGCCATCCTTCCGAGCTGGTTCGGCGTCAACGACCTGGCCGATCTGGAGGCCCTGGCCAGCATGTTGCGAGACATGCCCGCAACGGTGGCCAGGCGCACCCGTGCGGTGCTGGCCGGCGAGAACGCCCGCGCCGTCGGCGGTTGA
- a CDS encoding helical backbone metal receptor → MLTDALGRRIELNGPPQRIVSLVPSMTEWLFSVGLGARVVGVTEYCIEPAAGLAGLPRLRGTKNPDRARIVALRPDLVIADQEENRERDVLALAAAGIQVYVTAIRSVADVPEQLGRLALALGAADQAAPALEELRAAIEAAERALPATPRPTIAFIWRDPWMAVGAETYAGDLLRLGGAANCALQLPGRYPRAPLDAFMALRPEVILLPSEPYPFSERDLEAFAPYADVPAVREGRIVFCDGTLLTWPGPRTITALRVMRA, encoded by the coding sequence ATGCTGACCGACGCCCTTGGGCGGCGGATCGAACTCAACGGGCCGCCGCAGCGGATCGTCTCGCTCGTGCCAAGTATGACGGAGTGGCTGTTCAGCGTGGGCCTGGGGGCGCGCGTTGTTGGCGTCACCGAGTACTGCATCGAGCCTGCGGCGGGGCTGGCCGGGCTGCCGCGCCTGCGCGGCACCAAGAACCCCGACCGGGCGCGGATCGTCGCCCTGCGGCCCGACCTGGTGATCGCCGACCAGGAGGAGAACCGCGAGCGCGATGTTCTGGCCCTTGCTGCCGCCGGCATTCAGGTGTACGTAACCGCCATTCGCAGCGTGGCCGATGTGCCGGAGCAACTCGGGCGCCTGGCCCTGGCCCTGGGGGCGGCTGACCAGGCTGCTCCCGCCCTGGAGGAACTGCGCGCGGCAATCGAGGCGGCGGAGCGCGCCCTGCCCGCCACGCCGCGCCCGACCATCGCCTTTATCTGGCGCGACCCGTGGATGGCAGTTGGCGCCGAGACCTACGCTGGCGATCTGCTACGGCTCGGCGGCGCCGCCAACTGCGCTCTCCAACTCCCTGGTCGCTACCCGCGCGCGCCGCTTGACGCATTCATGGCCCTGCGCCCGGAGGTGATCCTCCTGCCGAGCGAGCCGTACCCCTTTAGTGAGCGTGACCTTGAAGCCTTCGCGCCCTACGCCGATGTACCCGCGGTGCGCGAGGGGCGCATCGTTTTCTGTGATGGGACGCTGCTCACCTGGCCCGGCCCGCGGACGATCACCGCGCTGCGGGTGATGCGCGCGTAG
- a CDS encoding zinc metallopeptidase: protein MMWFDPLYFVFTLPALLLALWAQFRVQAAYRKWSQVPNARGLNGFDVAQTLMRNENLSHVQVERIGGMLTDHYDPRGAVMRLSDGSLQPSVAAMAIVAHELGHAAQDQEGYFWLRARAGIVGIANLGSNLGVILFFIGLMLTAFSGSGFGYTLATVGLILFSAAVVFTLVTLPVEFNASARARAMLQRNGLVTSQEMNGVNAVLNAAALTYVAAAAQAIAQLLYFATLLAGRRED from the coding sequence ATGATGTGGTTTGATCCCCTCTACTTCGTATTTACCCTGCCAGCTTTGCTCCTGGCGCTGTGGGCGCAGTTTCGCGTCCAGGCGGCCTATCGCAAGTGGTCGCAGGTGCCCAACGCTCGCGGTCTGAACGGCTTCGATGTGGCTCAGACGCTGATGCGAAACGAAAATCTCTCCCATGTTCAGGTGGAGCGCATCGGCGGCATGCTCACCGATCACTACGATCCGCGCGGTGCAGTGATGCGGCTCTCCGACGGCTCCTTACAGCCCTCGGTCGCCGCGATGGCCATTGTCGCCCACGAACTCGGCCATGCCGCTCAGGATCAGGAGGGCTATTTCTGGCTGCGGGCGCGGGCCGGCATCGTCGGAATCGCCAACCTCGGTTCGAACCTGGGGGTTATTCTGTTCTTCATCGGGTTGATGCTAACCGCCTTCTCCGGCAGCGGCTTCGGCTACACCCTCGCAACCGTCGGCTTGATCCTCTTCTCCGCCGCCGTCGTGTTTACCCTGGTTACCCTGCCGGTTGAATTCAACGCCAGCGCCCGCGCCAGAGCGATGTTGCAGCGCAATGGCCTGGTCACCAGCCAGGAAATGAACGGGGTAAACGCTGTGCTCAACGCCGCCGCGCTGACCTATGTGGCCGCGGCCGCGCAGGCGATCGCTCAGTTGCTCTACTTTGCCACTTTGCTTGCAGGACGACGGGAGGACTAA